CTCGGACGACTGCAAGGTCTGTCCTTCCAGACGAAAACGCGTCCGCCGACTCGATTGGGCCGGTGGTCTCAACCACCTTCAGCCGCACCGGCGCGTTGTTGACCGCGAGCCTGCTCGCGAGCGCCGATACGATTTTGGTGGCATCGCCGTCGAACGACCCGACTGCGATCGAAAGTGTCACGGGCCGGACGTACCAGCGGTAAGCATACAGGCTCGCACCCCCGACCAGCAACGCCAGCATCAGCACAATGAGGATCCGGAGCCACGTCGGCAGATTGGCACCGGCTATGCGGATTGGCGATGAGTGATCCATGGTGCCTGCGGCCTTTTGCGCTCGACGCAAGACCTTATTGCCTGAAACGCGCCTGATTGTCGGGCGCGTCCCCTGGCCGCGAACACAGGCGCGCGAGAGCCGTATCGATCGCGCCCGCTCCGAGTAAATCTTGTCCCGGCTCGCTTGGTGCTTTTGATCTAGATCAAAAGCCAAGCTGCGAGCGCGAAGTGCGGACAGAGCAGCCAATGGTCTCCGGCCGGGCGGCGCCTTTCGATAGCAATCGGATGCGAAGAACCCGATGAGTATCCGCCTAGATCACTCCGGCCAGCCGCAGCGCCACGCCCGCGGCGCAACTGCCGGCCAGCACCGTCAGCATCCCGAGCTTGAAGCGGAAGATCGCGGTGGCGGCCGCGATCGCCAGCACCAGCGCGGGAATGTCGACGCTCTTCAGCACCGGCATGTCGAAATCCAACGGGAAGGCGTGCACCGGCACGGTCTCGCGGAACAGCGTGTGCAGCGCGAACCAGATCGAGAGGTTGAGGATCACGCCGACGACGGCGGCGGTGATCGCACTGAGCGCGCCGGCGAGCCCTGTGTTGCCGCGCAAGCGCTCGATATAGGGAGCGCCGACGAAGATCCAGAGGAAGCAGGGCGTGAAGGTGACCCAGGTCGCGAGCAATCCGCCGAGGGTCGCAGCAAGCATCGGCGACAGCCCGCTCGGATCGCGATAGGCAGCCATGAAGCCGACGAACTGGAGCACCATGATCAACGGGCCGGGCGTGGTCTCGGCCATGCCGAGACCGTCGAGCATCTCATGCGGCTTCAGCCAGTGATAATGCTCGACCGCCTGCTGGGCGACGTAAGCCAGCACCGCATAGGCGCCGCCGAAGGTGACCAGCGCCATCTTGGAGAAGAACAGCGCGATCTGGCTGAATACGTTCGCCTCGCCGAGCACCAGAAGTAGCGCGATCACCGGCACCAGCCAGAGCGCCAGCCACACCGCGCCGGTCCGGATCGCGCGTCCGGTGTCGGGCCGCACATGCTCGGGCACGGCTTCGCCAAGCATGCTGTCGATCGCGGCGGCGCTGCCGCCATGGCCGTGCGCGGCCGGGGCGAATTCCGGCCGGCCGGCTCGTGCACCGACATAGCCGATCAGGCCGGCGGCGATGATGATGATCGGAAAGGGGACCGCGAAGAAGAAGATCGCTATGAAGGCGGCGGCCGCCAGCGCGATCATGATGCGGTTCTTCAGCGCGCGCTTGCCAACGCGCACCACGGCTTCGACGACGATGGCGAGGACGGCGGCCTTCAGCCCGAAGAACAGCGCCTCGACGAAGCTGACATTGCCGTAGGCGGCATAGATGTAGCTGAGGCCCATGATGGCGATGATGCCGGGCAGGATGAACAGCCCGCCTGCCATCAGCCCGCCGGCGGTGCGATGCAAGAGCCAGCCGACATAGGTTGCGAGCTGCTGCGCCTCGGGGCCCGGCAGCAGCATGCAGTAGTTCAGCGCATGCAGGAAACGTCCCTCGGAGATCCAGTTTTTCTCCTCGACCAGGATGCGGTGCATCACCGCGATCTGGCCCGCGGGGCCGCCAAAACTCAAGGACGCGACGCGCAGCCAGACGCGGAAGGCCTCGTTGAAGCTGATGCCGTGACCGGCATCAGCTCCCGTTTGATTGGCGCGGGTGTCCATTACGCCTTCACCTTGTTGGTCGGCCAGTTGTGGGTCTCGGCCGTGGCGTCGCGGCACCAGCGGTAGAAGGCGTCGTAGAGCAGCAGGCCGGCCTCGAGCTGTTCGAGGTCGTCGTCATACATCCGCGACAGCCCGAGCGAGGCCGCGAGCAGGCCGGGCGCCTCCGGCGCCAGATCCGGCCGTGCGGTGTCGGCGCCGCGCACCAGCGTCGCGAGGTGGAGCAGGGCCGGCGTGGCAATGCCGAACTCCTCGATCATGACGTCGAAGGTGCAGAGCTCGCCGCGGTGGCTCCAGAACACGTTCTCGATGTCGAAGGGCGCAGCGCCAAAGCGCTCGCCGACGGCGACCACCTCGGACGGCGCCACATAGAGGAACACCGCGTTGGGATCGACGAAGCGCCGGATCAGCCAGGGGCAGGCGATGCGATCGACCTTCGGCCGCGCCCGCGTCACCCAGACGGTGCGTCCCTTGGCATCGCGCGGCGGCAGCTTGCGGGTGTCGAGCAGGGGTAGCTTGGCCGCCTTCCAGCCCTCGAAGCCGCCTTCGAGCGTCTCGGCCTGCACCCCGAGCTGGCGGAGCCAGGCGGCCGTGCCCTGGGCGAGCTTTTCACCGCGCAGGCAGGAGACGATGACCCGGCGGTGGGCGAATGCGCCGCCCCAGTCTTGCACCTTGTCGTGGCTGAGTTTGATCGAGCCCGGAATCAGCCGCCGGTCGGCGGCAAAATCCTCCTCCGTCCGCACGTCGATCAGGGCAGGGGCGTTGGCCGTGCCGATCAGCCGGGCCAATTTGTCAGATGATATAGTCGTGAAAGTAGACATGTTGATGCGTCCTCGTAGGAACCGAACGGGACGCGATACTTGGGCATGTCGCCTCGTGGGGAGATCGCTCAAATCCCCATACACCAATTACAGCGAAACTAAACTGAACTGTCAATCCGCGAGGCGATTGGGCCTTAGAAAATTGCTGTCTGCCGGTCTATATTGCGGACTGACAGAGCTGAATTGTCTGGAGAATTCGATGCATTCCCACTCCATTGAACAGTGGACCCACGACCACGCCTTCCTCGGAGAAAAACACGACGAGAACGAGCGGCGCACCTGGTTCGTGGTCGTCCTGACGCTGGTCATGATGGTCGGCGAGATCGTCGCCGGCTCGCTGTTCGGCTCGATGGCGCTGCTCGCCGACGGCTGGCACATGGGGACGCATGCGGCCGCGCTCGGCATTGCGGCCTTCGCCTACCGCTTCGCGCGCCGGCACCTCGGCAATGCGCATTTCACCTTCGGCACCGGCAAGTTCGGCGATCTCGCCGCCTTCGCCAGCGCGATCATCCTTGGCCTGATCGCGGTCGAGATCGCCTATGAGAGCGTGCTGCGGCTGATCACGCCGGTGCCGATCGTCTATGGCGAGGCGATCGCGGTCGCCGCGCTCGGTCTCTGCGTCAACCTCGCCAGCGCGTGGCTCTTGCGCGACAGTCACGATCACCATCATCACGGCCATGATCATGGGCACAGCCATGCGCATCATGATCATGACCACGATCATGATCACCACCACCATCACGACAACAACCTTCGCGCCGCCTATGTCCACGTCATGGCGGACGCCGCAACGTCCGTGCTGGCGATTGCCGCGCTCATGGTCGCGATGTATTCGGGATGGGTCTGGGCCGACCCGGCCGTCGGGCTGATCGGCAGCGTCGTGATCGCGAGCTGGGCCTTCGGCCTGATCAAGTCATCAGGGGCGGTGCTGCTCGACGTGCGCGCCGATGAGAAGCTGGAGCGGGTGATCCGCGCGCGCATGGAGGTCGGCGAGGATCGCGTCACCGACCTGCATCTCTGGCAGGTCGGCCCCGGCCATTGCGCCGTGCTGGTGTCGCTGGTGTCGGACAAGCCGAAGCAGCCGGCCGTCTACAAGAAGCGCCTCGCCGGGTTGAAGAGGCTCAGCCACATCACGGTCGAGGTCGAGACCTGCCCTCATTGACGTGATCCACGCGAGGGGAATTCAGCGGCGCGGTCGGGGTTGATCCTCGGTCGCAGCCCATACAGGGCGCTTGCCAAGGAGGGATTAAGGATGACGTCCAGGATCAAGCTCGCTCTCGTCGTTGTCGCGCTCGCCTTGTCAAGCCAAGTGGCTGTCGCGCAGACCGGCGTCGAAAGGCTCTACGTCCTCAATTGCGGCGAGGGCACCGCCGGTGACATCTCGCGCTGGACGCCCGGCCTGAACGAGGGCAAGACCATGGACTTCGTCGACAGCTGCTATCTGATCAAGCACGCCAAGGGCTGGTTCCTGTGGGACACCGGCATTGCAGACTCCGTTGCGGCCATGCCGAATGGCCTTGCGCCCGCCGATCCCAAGGCCGTGACCTGGCGGCGGCCGAAGACGCTTGCTGCCCAGCTCGAACAGCTCGGCGTCAAGCCTGACGACATCAAGGCGATGGCGGTCTCGCACACGCATCCCGACCATATCGGCAATGTCGAGCTGTTCCCGCAGGCGACGCTCTACGTCCAGAAGGCCGAATATGACTGGCCCGGCGCCAATAACGAGCCGCGCTTCAAGCCCTCGCATCCCGTCGAGCTGCTGACGGGCGACAAGGACGTCTTCGGCGACGGCAGTGTGACTATCCTGTCGACACCCGGCCATACGCCGGGACACCAGTCGCTGCTGGTGAAGCTGCCGAAGACCGGAGCGGTGGTGCTGTCCGGCGATGCCGTCCATTTCAGGGATAATTGGGACAACCGCCGCGTCCCCAGCATGAACGCCAACAAGGAGATGAGCGCGGCCTCGATGCAGAAGATCGCCGACACGCTCGAAAAGGAGAAGGCGCAGCTCTGGATCAACCACGACAAGGTCCAGCGCGACGGTCAGAAGATGGCGCCCGAGTTTTACG
This is a stretch of genomic DNA from Bradyrhizobium sp. CB2312. It encodes these proteins:
- the chrA gene encoding chromate efflux transporter, translating into MDTRANQTGADAGHGISFNEAFRVWLRVASLSFGGPAGQIAVMHRILVEEKNWISEGRFLHALNYCMLLPGPEAQQLATYVGWLLHRTAGGLMAGGLFILPGIIAIMGLSYIYAAYGNVSFVEALFFGLKAAVLAIVVEAVVRVGKRALKNRIMIALAAAAFIAIFFFAVPFPIIIIAAGLIGYVGARAGRPEFAPAAHGHGGSAAAIDSMLGEAVPEHVRPDTGRAIRTGAVWLALWLVPVIALLLVLGEANVFSQIALFFSKMALVTFGGAYAVLAYVAQQAVEHYHWLKPHEMLDGLGMAETTPGPLIMVLQFVGFMAAYRDPSGLSPMLAATLGGLLATWVTFTPCFLWIFVGAPYIERLRGNTGLAGALSAITAAVVGVILNLSIWFALHTLFRETVPVHAFPLDFDMPVLKSVDIPALVLAIAAATAIFRFKLGMLTVLAGSCAAGVALRLAGVI
- a CDS encoding chromate resistance protein ChrB domain-containing protein, which encodes MSTFTTISSDKLARLIGTANAPALIDVRTEEDFAADRRLIPGSIKLSHDKVQDWGGAFAHRRVIVSCLRGEKLAQGTAAWLRQLGVQAETLEGGFEGWKAAKLPLLDTRKLPPRDAKGRTVWVTRARPKVDRIACPWLIRRFVDPNAVFLYVAPSEVVAVGERFGAAPFDIENVFWSHRGELCTFDVMIEEFGIATPALLHLATLVRGADTARPDLAPEAPGLLAASLGLSRMYDDDLEQLEAGLLLYDAFYRWCRDATAETHNWPTNKVKA
- the dmeF gene encoding CDF family Co(II)/Ni(II) efflux transporter DmeF; its protein translation is MHSHSIEQWTHDHAFLGEKHDENERRTWFVVVLTLVMMVGEIVAGSLFGSMALLADGWHMGTHAAALGIAAFAYRFARRHLGNAHFTFGTGKFGDLAAFASAIILGLIAVEIAYESVLRLITPVPIVYGEAIAVAALGLCVNLASAWLLRDSHDHHHHGHDHGHSHAHHDHDHDHDHHHHHDNNLRAAYVHVMADAATSVLAIAALMVAMYSGWVWADPAVGLIGSVVIASWAFGLIKSSGAVLLDVRADEKLERVIRARMEVGEDRVTDLHLWQVGPGHCAVLVSLVSDKPKQPAVYKKRLAGLKRLSHITVEVETCPH
- a CDS encoding N-acyl homoserine lactonase family protein, whose translation is MTSRIKLALVVVALALSSQVAVAQTGVERLYVLNCGEGTAGDISRWTPGLNEGKTMDFVDSCYLIKHAKGWFLWDTGIADSVAAMPNGLAPADPKAVTWRRPKTLAAQLEQLGVKPDDIKAMAVSHTHPDHIGNVELFPQATLYVQKAEYDWPGANNEPRFKPSHPVELLTGDKDVFGDGSVTILSTPGHTPGHQSLLVKLPKTGAVVLSGDAVHFRDNWDNRRVPSMNANKEMSAASMQKIADTLEKEKAQLWINHDKVQRDGQKMAPEFYD